The window GCCGAGGAAGCTCAGGCTCGCCTCGGAGATGATGACGACGGCCATCGCGAAGGTCGCGATGACCGTGACGCTCGCCACGGTGTTCGGCAGGACGTGCCTGAACAGGATGTAGAGATTCCCGCCTCCGAGGGCCTTTGCTGCGGTCACGAAGTCCCGTTCCTTCAGGGACAGCACTTCGCCGCGCACGACCCGGCAATACTGGACCCAGCGGCTGAGCATGAGCGCCGTGACGAGATTCCAGACTCCCTGGCCGAGAAACGCCATGATGGCGATGGCGATCAACAGAAATGGAAAAGCCAGAAAGATTTCCGTGAGCTTGCTGACCAGCTCGTCGACGGTCCTGCCGAAATAGCCCGCGAGTGCTCCGAGAGCGCACCCGATCACGCCCGCCAGCACCACTGTGGCCGAACCGACCAGCAGGGAGATCCGGGACCCGTAGATGATCCGGCTGAGAATGTCCCTCCCGAGATTGTCGGTGCCGAGAATGTAGGCCGGGGAGCCGTTTTCCGCCCACCGGGGCGGCCGCAACCGGTCCTCGAGGGTTTGCGTCTGCGGGTCGTACGGCGCGAGCAACGGCGCGGCGATCCCGCCGACGAGCAGCAGACCGACGATCGCGCCTCCGACCCAGAGCTTGAGGTAGCGCAACGCCATCAGAGCTTGATCCTCGGGTCAATCCACCTGTAGAGCAGGTCGACCAGCAGATTGACCACGAAGTACATCACCGCGAAAAACAGGATCAGAACCTGGGTGAGCTTGTAGTCGCGCGCCGAGATCGATTGAATCAGGAGGTCCCCGATGCCCGGAAACGAAAAGACCGTCTCGGTGATCACCGAGCCGCTCAGCAGGGCCCCGAGCTGCAGCCCCAGAATCGTCACGATCGTGATCAGCGCGTTGCGCAGCATGTGGCGCCAGATGACCACCCGTTCGCTCAACCCCTTCGCCCGCGCCGTGGTGATGAAGTCCTGACGCATGACCTCGAGCACACTGGAGCGGGCGATCCGGGTGACGATCCCCGCCAGGCTGGTTCCCAGGGTGAACGCCGGCATCGCCAGGTGCTGGAGCGCGCTCCAGAACGCCGGCACGTTCCACGTGAGGAGGCTGTCCACCAGGAGCAGGCGCGTGATAGGCCGAACCTCGATCCCGTACTCGATGCGCCCCGCCACCGGGAGCAGGTTCAGCTGGCCTCCGAGGAAATAGATGAGCATGATGCCGAGCCAGAAGTTCGGCAGCGACACCCCGATCAACGCCAGGCTCATGCCGGCGTGGTCCATGAGCGAGTTGTGCTTGATCGCCGAATAGACGCCGAGCGGCACCGCGATCATGATCGCCACCGCGAGGCTGGCCAGAGCCAGCTCGACCGTCGCCGGCAGCCGCTCCCAGACGAGCTTGGTCACCCGTTCGTTGAACTTCAGCGACATGCCGAAGTCGCCGGTGACCGCGCGTGCCAGGAAATCGAAATACTGCACCGCGATCGGCCGGTCGAGGCCCCATTCGTGGCGCGTGCGCGCGACGTCCTCCGGGGTCGCGTCGTCACCCAGCAACAGCGTCACCGGGTCCCCGGGCGCGATGTGCATCAGGAGAAAAACCAGGAACGAGATGCCCAGGATCACCGGGACCGCGCCGATCAGCCTGCGCTTGGCCGTGCTCATGAGCCGATCCGTCTTACGGGCGAAGCACCCTGCCCGCGAGAGCGCGCGCCGGACGCGCCGCCCGCCGGCTCACTGCCCGAGCTGGGCGAACGAGCGGTCCAGTACCGCCAGCGCATGGTCGATTTGATCTCCGGTCACGTTCAGCGGCGGAGCGATCCGCACGCAGTTGCCGTACAACCCGCCCTTCCCGATCAGCAGGCCGTTCTTCTTCGTGGCTTCGAACAGCCGCGCGATCGCTTCGGTGTCGGGTCTCTTGCTCTCGCCGACGAGCTCGAGCGCCTGCATGAGCCCCATGCCGCGAACGTCGCCGATGACCGGATACTTCTCCC is drawn from Candidatus Zixiibacteriota bacterium and contains these coding sequences:
- a CDS encoding ABC transporter permease; the protein is MALRYLKLWVGGAIVGLLLVGGIAAPLLAPYDPQTQTLEDRLRPPRWAENGSPAYILGTDNLGRDILSRIIYGSRISLLVGSATVVLAGVIGCALGALAGYFGRTVDELVSKLTEIFLAFPFLLIAIAIMAFLGQGVWNLVTALMLSRWVQYCRVVRGEVLSLKERDFVTAAKALGGGNLYILFRHVLPNTVASVTVIATFAMAVVIISEASLSFLGLGVPAHIPTWGSMLSEGRSYINRAPWLTIFPGLAIFITVFGINLLGDGLRDIFDPKLRRQA
- a CDS encoding ABC transporter permease, whose amino-acid sequence is MSTAKRRLIGAVPVILGISFLVFLLMHIAPGDPVTLLLGDDATPEDVARTRHEWGLDRPIAVQYFDFLARAVTGDFGMSLKFNERVTKLVWERLPATVELALASLAVAIMIAVPLGVYSAIKHNSLMDHAGMSLALIGVSLPNFWLGIMLIYFLGGQLNLLPVAGRIEYGIEVRPITRLLLVDSLLTWNVPAFWSALQHLAMPAFTLGTSLAGIVTRIARSSVLEVMRQDFITTARAKGLSERVVIWRHMLRNALITIVTILGLQLGALLSGSVITETVFSFPGIGDLLIQSISARDYKLTQVLILFFAVMYFVVNLLVDLLYRWIDPRIKL